In Triticum aestivum cultivar Chinese Spring chromosome 5B, IWGSC CS RefSeq v2.1, whole genome shotgun sequence, the following proteins share a genomic window:
- the LOC123116120 gene encoding protein STRICTOSIDINE SYNTHASE-LIKE 10, protein MAYSCLPLYAPSFLVVLLVLPLMAVASAAAPAAETSYETKSLDPGLALMTLPQPVSGPESLAFDRRGGGPYAGVSDGRVFKWRGRRLGWTEFAYNSRHKSVGMCAAKKKLVVPESVCGRPLGLQFHHKSGDLYVADAYLGLMRVPARGGLAQVVATEAGGVPFNFLNGLDVDQKTGDVYFTDSSSTYRRSEYLLVVALGDETGRLLRYNPRTRRVTVLHADLSYPNGVAVSADGSHVVVSHTALSELRRYWVRGPKAGTNETFAELPGFPDNVRSDGRGGYWVALTHGGDDGVAAPTVAVRVGRDGAVEEALGGFSFETVSEVGERNGTLWVGSVDTPYAGELKRY, encoded by the exons ATGGCGTACTCTTGTCTGCCCTTGTATGCGCCTTCCTTTCTTGTAGTGCTTCTCGTTTTGCCTCTCATGGCAGTGgcatccgccgccgcgcccgccgccgagACGTCCTACGAGACCAAGTCCTTGGACCCCGGCCTCGCCCTTATGACGCTGCCGCAGCCGGTGTCCGGCCCGGAGAGCCTCGCCTTCGACCGCCGCGGCGGTGGGCCTTACGCCGGCGTCTCCGACGGCCGCGTCTTCAAGTGGCGCGGCCGCCGCCTCGGCTGGACCGAGTTCGCGTACAACTCCAGACACAA GAGCGTGGGGATGTGCGCGGCGAAGAAGAAGCTGGTGGTGCCGGAGAGTGTTTGCGGCCGGCCGCTGGGGCTGCAGTTCCACCACAAGTCCGGCGACCTGTACGTCGCCGACGCATACCTGGGGCTGATGAGGGTGCCGGCGCGCGGTGGGCTGGCGCAGGTGGTGGCGACGGAAGCCGGCGGCGTGCCCTTCAACTTCCTCAACGGCCTGGACGTCGACCAGAAGACCGGCGACGTCTACTTCACGGACAGCAGCAGCACATACCGAAGGAG CGAGTACCTACTGGTGGTGGCCCTGGGCGACGAGACAGGGCGGCTGCTCCGGTACAACCCGCGGACGCGCCGCGTCACCGTGCTCCACGCCGACCTGTCCTACCCGAACGGCGTGGCCGTCAGCGCGGACGGGTCGCACGTCGTGGTGTCGCACACGGCGTTGTCCGAGCTCCGCCGGTACTGGGTGCGCGGGCCCAAGGCCGGCACGAACGAGACGTTCGCGGAGCTGCCGGGGTTCCCGGACAACGTGCGCTCCGACGGGCGGGGCGGGTACTGGGTGGCGCTGACTCACGGTGGCGACGACGGCGTCGCCGCGCCGACGGTGGCCGTGAGGGTGGGCCGCGACGGCGCCGTGGAGGAGGCGCTGGGCGGGTTCAGTTTCGAGACGGTGAGCGAGGTAGGCGAGCGGAACGGCACGCTCTGGGTCGGCTCCGTCGACACGCCCTACGCCGGCGAACTCAAAAGATACTAG